CTTTTGGCATTGCGGGAAAACGAACTGGCAGCCGAAGTGGTGGGAGTCGACACGTACCGCATGAAGCTGGTCGCTTTTACATTCAGTGCGGTGGCAGGAGGGATCGCCGGCATTGTGTATGCATCCGGCGCGCGCTATATCAGCCCCGATATGTTCACGTTCGAAAAGTCGGTGCTGTTTTTCGCTATGACATTGATCGGCGGTTCTTCGTCGGTGACAGGTACGGTGGCAGGCGCTTTCTTGCTGACATTTTTGCCTGAATGGCTGCGGTTCTTGAACGGAATGTATCTGGTGATTTACGGGTTGGCGATCATTCTGGTGTTGATTTTTGTACCGGGCGGACTGTCGGGAATCGCTGAAAATCTGGCTCATTTCCTGCGCAAAAAGAACAGGCGCTCGAACACAATTCCGATTGGCGACGTGGAACGGGAACAACAAAAAGATGTTCCAGGTTGGCTGCTGCAAGCGGACAAGAAAATGTTCACCGGTTCAACAGCCGACTCACTGCTGAAAGTGTCCGATCTGGTGCTTCACTTTGGCGGGGTGAAAGCGGTCGATGGGGTCTCGCTGCAGGTGCTCCAGGGGGATGTCCATTGCGTGATTGGCCCGAACGGGTCAGGAAAAAGCACTTTGTTGAACCTGATAAGCGGTATTTACAAACCGCAAAGCGGTCAGATTTTGTTTGCCGGTCAATCGATTGGCGGAAAAAAGCCCAGTCACATTGCGCGATTAGGAATGACCCGCACATTTCAAAACATTCGTTTGTTTCCTGAAATGACCGTTTTGGAAAATGTGATGGTCGGTCTTCATACACGAACTTCCGCTTCAATGTTGCAAATCGGGTTTGGTCTGCCAAATGCGGCAAAAGAGGAACGTGCCATGCGGGAACGGGCGATCGAGATTCTGGACTTTGTGGGCTTCGCGGAATCCAATCAGTTGGCGAAGAATTTGTCCTACGGCCAGCAGAGAATGGTAGAAATCGCACGGGCACTTGTTTCGAATCCGATCATATTGATGCTTGATGAACCGGCCGCTGGCATGAATGAAGAAGAGACGAGGAAACTGGTTCATCTGTTAAAACGGCTGAATCAGACAGGGTTGACCATCGTATTGATTGAACACGATATGGCCATGGTCAGTTCGATGGCCAGTCAAATTACCGTTCTTGATTTTGGGAAGCAAATTGCGTCCGGTCTGCCAGACGCCATTTTGTCGGACGAACGGGTCATCAAAGCGTATTTGGGGGAGGACTTTGAATATGCTTCAAGTTGAACAAATAGAGGTTCGATATGGAGAAATTGTGGCTGTAAAAGAAGTCAATCTGCATATTAACCGGGGCGAAACGGTGGCTCTGCTGGGAGCAAACGGCGCCGGGAAATCAACGACCCTGAAAACGATCTCCGGTCTCTTGCGTTGCACGAAAGGCAAGATTACATATGAAGGGAAACCGATTGGCGGTTTAAAACCGCAAACTATCGCCCGAATGGGGATTGTCCATGTTCCGGAGGGAAGACGGATTTTTCCCGGGTTGAGCGTAGCAGACAACTTACTGCTGGGGATCAGCAACCGAATCAAAACAAGCAGAAAACAGATTCAGCGCGATCTTGAGTATGTTCTTTCGCTGTTTCCCGATTTGTTAGACAAACTAAAGGTGCAGGGCTGGTCGCTGAGCGGAGGTCAACAGCAAATGTTGGCCATCGCGAGAGGATTGATGGCAAAACCGAATTTGCTTCTGCTTGACGAACCGTCGCTCGGTTTGGCTCCTTTATTGGTGCAACAGGTATTTCGCATTATTCAAGATATAAATCGGCAAGGTATCACCGTATTGCTGGTCGAACAAAACGCGAAAATGGCTCTTCAGATTGCCTCGCGAGGGTATGTATTGGAAAGCGGGAGGACGGTTCTGGAGGGGGAGGCGGATGAACTGCTGACACATGAAGGAATCAGAACGGCTTATTTGGGAGGACGATAAGGATAGGAGGACGGTGACAGGATATGATCGAATATTACAAGGTGGATGCGCAGCCGTTAACGCAGGTTTGCAGGCAGATTTGGTAAACCGGCTTACAGTTCATCCGGTTGAGTAGAGAAAAAGAGGATTCTGTATCGGATTTTGATGCAGAATCCTCTTTTTGTCGGGTCCAAGTGTCCGCAGTTTAACTTTTTTTATTTTCCAGACTGGGATCCACTTCATCCAAAGCCATTTTTGTGACTTGCGTGTAATCGTTTTGAGCAATTTCCTCCGGAGTCGCACGTTTCTCCAGGTTGTCCGATCCGGGGGCGATTGTCGGCTGGTGCTTGTTTTCCATTTTCAGTCACCTCCCCTGCAAAATAATGTTTCCGTTTTTGGAACGGTTACTCAGCAAAAAAGTCACTGATTAGAGTCGTCGATCTGTTATAATTTAACCAATAATTCGAACTAGTCATATTCTTCCGTATTCGATCGCAGGGGGGGGAACCGGATGCTGCTGACTGATGTGATGAAAGAAAATATGGAACGATTTGGCGAGTACCCGTTCTTGCATTACGGAGAAAAAACGTACACGAATTTTGAAACGGCCATCCATGCCAAACAAATTGCGTCCGCCTTGAAAAACTTGGGTATCCAAAAAGGGGATCGGGTGCTGGTTTGCATGCCGAACTGTCCCGAGGTGATTTTTTCCTACCAGGGGATTTTGCATGCGGAAGCTGTTGTAATTCCTGTCATGTTTTTGCTGCATGCGCAAGAAATCGCTTTTATTCTGGAAAATTCACGGGCCAACGCGATCATTACGTCAGCTATGCTTGTTCCGAAATTGCAGGAAGCGGTCCGGTCCGTGGCGACAAATCCGATGATCCTGGCAGTTGATGCGCCTTCCGCAGAGAATGTGCAGA
The sequence above is a segment of the Effusibacillus dendaii genome. Coding sequences within it:
- a CDS encoding branched-chain amino acid ABC transporter ATP-binding protein/permease is translated as MKRTKSLWLLLLVVVACFAPWMLGNGPQIDYFVTLMILAVSYAIACLGLTVVSGFAGQISLAQAAFYGVGAYSFAILLVLHHVPYWISVVFAILLTLVSGLLLGLISLNIRSHYLALVTIGFGIILNLVFHNWTDLTKGADGIGGIQRPWLGVLLDNDKFYLSFALVVLLLTGFFIAKLKRSRWGRALLALRENELAAEVVGVDTYRMKLVAFTFSAVAGGIAGIVYASGARYISPDMFTFEKSVLFFAMTLIGGSSSVTGTVAGAFLLTFLPEWLRFLNGMYLVIYGLAIILVLIFVPGGLSGIAENLAHFLRKKNRRSNTIPIGDVEREQQKDVPGWLLQADKKMFTGSTADSLLKVSDLVLHFGGVKAVDGVSLQVLQGDVHCVIGPNGSGKSTLLNLISGIYKPQSGQILFAGQSIGGKKPSHIARLGMTRTFQNIRLFPEMTVLENVMVGLHTRTSASMLQIGFGLPNAAKEERAMRERAIEILDFVGFAESNQLAKNLSYGQQRMVEIARALVSNPIILMLDEPAAGMNEEETRKLVHLLKRLNQTGLTIVLIEHDMAMVSSMASQITVLDFGKQIASGLPDAILSDERVIKAYLGEDFEYASS
- a CDS encoding ABC transporter ATP-binding protein — protein: MLQVEQIEVRYGEIVAVKEVNLHINRGETVALLGANGAGKSTTLKTISGLLRCTKGKITYEGKPIGGLKPQTIARMGIVHVPEGRRIFPGLSVADNLLLGISNRIKTSRKQIQRDLEYVLSLFPDLLDKLKVQGWSLSGGQQQMLAIARGLMAKPNLLLLDEPSLGLAPLLVQQVFRIIQDINRQGITVLLVEQNAKMALQIASRGYVLESGRTVLEGEADELLTHEGIRTAYLGGR